One window from the genome of Macrobrachium rosenbergii isolate ZJJX-2024 chromosome 2, ASM4041242v1, whole genome shotgun sequence encodes:
- the LOC136842652 gene encoding uncharacterized protein, with amino-acid sequence MPYKCCVPKCNGNYVTGPKVHCFSFPKNEEERKKWTIAIHRENFTANEHSKVCELHFKPEDIRKDTSAVDEKTGVTITAKLQRPRLCKGAVPSLLPGCPKYLNVDTCRRESPDSKKQRLEMAAIESAIEKSVTDDNEYQNKIQFKSSSELLGKLKLDKYWKIQEIDESVLISHTTLLPVPKIALSLVVHSDCSVAAYVEGVAVNRWGNYVIPSHVYDTNILELILDRLRMFDKQSSSSLNEMSVLHLVISLLTTVLQDQSYKHINTLKFVSEQLYLLTLEKYEYSTDLLVLSSLLYNFSPRAYRFIRDKRLLILPCCTTIRKVFMSKQFSPEIEQHDDGFLSYIKNKAKSLLPSDKTVILMVDEIHLSSYLDYKGGSIVGSAFNSNEAATSAYAFMLNSIGSKFRFVVHIIPVKTIKAEILHMVLKKVIIGLEKIGFNVLCVVSDNNRINGKECHILQIHQVISRVPPPCTVQ; translated from the exons ATGCCGTAtaaatgctgtgtccccaagtgTAACGGCAACTACGTTACGGGACCGAAAGTTCACTGCTTCTCTTTCCCCAAAAATGAAGAGGAACGTAAAAAATGGACCATAGCCATTCATCGAGAGAATTTCACTGCTAATGAACATAGCAAA GTGTGTGAATTACATTTCAAACCCGAAGACATCAGGAAAGATACATCGGCAGTTGATGAAAAGACCGGCGTGACAATAACAGCAAAGTTACAACGCCCTCGGCTTTGCAAAGGTGCAGTGCCCTCGTTGTTGCCAGGTTGTCCTAAATATCTTAATGTAGACACCTGCAGAAGGGAATCTCCTGATTCTAAAAAGCAAAGATTAGAAATGGCAGCTATTGAGTCTGCAATTGAAAAGAGTGTCACTGATGATAatgaatatcaaaacaaaattcaattcaaaaGCTCCAGTGAACTACTTGGAAAACTTAAGTTAGATAAATATTGGAAAATTCAGGAGATTGATGAAAGTGTATTGATAAGTCATACTACTTTGCTGCCAGTACCAAAAATTGCTTTATCTTTAGTTGTGCACTCTGACTGTTCTGTTGCTGCTTATGTTGAGGGCGTTGCAGTGAATAGGTGGGGTAATTATGTCATTCCATCTCACGTTTATGATACTAACATCTTAGAGTTAATCCTTGATAGGTTGCGAATGTTTGACAAACAGAGCAGTAGTTCACTGAACGAAATGAGTGTATTACATTTAGTTATCTCACTGCTGACAACGGTTTTGCAGGATCAGTCATACAAGCATATAAATACATTGAAATTTGTTTCTGAACagctttatttattaactttggaaaaatatgaatattcaactGATTTACTTGTCTTGTCatctcttttatataatttttctcctagAGCCTATAGATTTATAAGGGATAAACGGTTGTTGATATTACCTTGTTGTACAACTATTAGAAAAGTGTTCATGTCAAAACAGTTTAGTCCTGAAATTGAACAACATGATGATGGTTTTCtatcatacattaaaaataaagcaaaatcattGTTACCATCAGACAAGACTGTAATATTAATGGTTGATGAGATTCACTTATCATCATATTTGGATTATAAAGGTGGTAGTATTGTTGGCTCAGCATTTAACAGTAATGAAGCAGCAACAAGTGCATATGCCTTTATGCTAAATAGTATTGGTTCAAAATTTCGTTTTGTTGTCCATATAATTCCAGTCAAGACAATAAAAGCAGAAATTCTTCATATGGTTCTAAAGAAAGTAATAATAGGCTTAGAGAAAATTGGTTTTAATGTACTTTGTGTTGTGTCAGATAACAATAGGATCAATGGAAAAGAATGTCATATTTTGCAAATCCACCAAGTTATCAGTAGAGTACCCCCACCCTGCACAGTGCAATAA